A section of the Chiloscyllium plagiosum isolate BGI_BamShark_2017 chromosome 4, ASM401019v2, whole genome shotgun sequence genome encodes:
- the LOC122549554 gene encoding A-kinase anchor protein inhibitor 1-like has protein sequence MVFVVGDKPENEPQEQELWTISKQLVEKVILQAVQQYSQERKHREKKTEAKRDLRLQVSNCSEQQERKK, from the coding sequence GTGACAAACCTGAGAATGAACCGCAGGAACAGGAGCTGTGGACTATCAGCAAGCAGCTGGTGGAAAAGGTCATTCTCCAAGCTGTGCAACAGTATTCCCAGGAGAGGAAACATAGAGAgaagaaaacagaagcaaaaagagATTTGCGTCTGCAGGTATCAAACTGTTCTGAGCAACAGGAAAGGAAGAAATGA